TTCTATCCGTCGCGGCTGCTGCGCTTCGTGGCGACGATGCGCGAGGCGGTGCCCGCGCTCGTGGCCGACGACACGCAGGCGCGCGGCTGAGCAAGCGTCTGGAGCATCATGGAACAGGCGAGCCGGGATTCCGGTCGACGCCATGTCTGGCGAAGGCGCCGAGGATGGCCGGCAGCCTGCGCATGGCGGCCGCACCGCCGGCCCGCGCGGCTCAGTCGAGACCGGCGCAGCGCGCCGCCCATGCGGCGAAATCGCCGACGATCGCCTCGCTCAGCTGATGGCCGACCGGGTAGCGGCGCGTGTCGTGCGGCACGCCCAGCCGGGTCAGCCAGGCGTCGGCGCGCTCGGCCCACGATACCGGCAGCTTGTCGTCGTATTCGCCATGCGCGATGAAGGCATCGAGCGTCGCGAGCGCCTCGCGCGGCGCGAGATGCGCCTCGATCTCGGGCAGGATGCGGCCGCTCAGGATCGCGAAGCCCCGCACGTCGGCGGGCGAGCTCAGGCCCACGCTCGCGCTCATGATGCCGCCCTGGCTGAAGCCGCCGATCCACGTCGGCAGCGGCGCGGCGCCGTCGGCGGCGTGCAGCGCGCGGATCAGCCCGATCAGCGCGAGCCGGCTCGCATCGGCGCGCGCGGCGTCGATCGACGGGCCGTTCGGCCCGAACTGCACCGGAAACCATGCGTGTTGCCCGGGGCCGAGCGCGAGCGGGCCGCGCACGAAGACCAGCTCGATACGCGGGTCGAGCGCCGCGGCGGCCTTCAGCAGCTGGGTCTCGTTGCCGCCCACGCCGTGCAGCAGCAGCAGGCGCGAGCGCGGCGTGCCGTGTGCCGGGCGCAGCCGGTAGGCGAGCATCGAGCTCGGTTCCTGGATCAGGTCAGGGGTCATCGCGTATCGCTCCGCACGAAAATCGGTGAACGCCGACGCGGCAAGGCCGCCCGGCACCAGCTCGCCAGTTTGAAACAATCCCTTCACGCAATAAACCGACGCGAAGAAATGAATTAATTCTCATTGAGAATGAATTACGCGGCCCCGATTTTGCCGTGCCGGCCGGCCAGATAGCACAATGGCGGCTTCCCTTGCCGACCGGTGCCAAGCCGCCGCCCGAATCGCCGATGACCATCCAGCCCGCCCCGATCCCCGCCGACGCGTCGCCCGTCGGGGTATATACGCGCGCCGACGACGCCTGGCTCGTCAGCCACTCGGAACGCCCGCACCTGTTCCGCATCCAGCATCGCCGCGCGGACGGCGCGACCGACATCGATACCGTGGTCGATCTCGACAACCTCGACGCGAAACTGCGCAAGTGGCGGCGCGAAGGCTATACGCGCAGCGACGGGCCTGCCGCGGGCTCGCCGCCGCAGCGGGCCGGCTTCCTGCGCGAACTGCGCGCGGCGGCCGGCGCGCAGCCGGGCGCGACGCTCGCCGGCGTTGCGCTGCCGGCCGGTGCCGGCGGCCCGCTGGTGCCCGCGCGCGACCCCGCCTACCGGTTCGACGCGCGCGCCGCGAACGTGCTGCGCGACATCGTCGAGAACCGCCGCCTGCTGCTGATCGGCCACACGGGCAGCGGCAAGACCAGCCTGATCGAGCAGACCGCCGCGCACACCGGCCACGGCGTGCTGCGCGCGAACATGAACGGCCAGACCAGCGTGGGCGATTTCGTCGGCTTCTGGACCGTCAAGGGCGGCGCGACGATCTGGGTCGACGGCGTGCTGCCGAGCGCAATGCGCCAGGGGCTTTGGCTGATCGTCGACGAGGTCGATTTCGCCGAGCCGGCGATCCTGGCCGTGCTGACCGCCGTGCTCGAACCGGGCGGGCGGCTGCTGCTGAAGGAGAAGGGCGGCGAGATCGTCGCGCCGCATCCGTCGTTCCGCCTGTTCGCCACCGCCAACGCGGCCGGCGCGATGAGCCGCTTCCGCCATCTCTACCAGGGTGCCAACGTGATGAACGACGCGTTCCTCGATCGCTGGCGCGTCTATCAGATCGACTATCTGGCACCGGCCGACGAGGCCGCCGTGCTGCGCCGGACCTTCGGCGAGCGCGTCAGCCCGGCGATGGCCGACACGCTCGCCGCGATCGCGGCCGCCTGCCGGCGCGCGTTCGAGCGCGACGACCTGGCGAGCGCGTTCTCGACGCGGCGCCTGATCGACTGGACCGACCTGATGCTGCGCACCGGGGACCCGGAAGAAGCGGCCGGCCCGACGATCTACGCGAAGGTGAGCGCCGAGGACGCCGCGCTGATCCGCGACATCATCCGTCACCACATCGACCTCGACGCGGTATGACGGCCATGCGCGATCCCGCCGGCCCGAACCCGCGCGCGCCGGCCGGCGCCCGCCACGATCCGGGCGAACGGCTCGGCAGGCTCGCGCGCGTGCTGACGGGCGACGCCGCCGTGCAGGTGCGGATCTCGCGCGACGGCCCGGCGCTCGTGGCCGGCAGCGAACCCTCGGCATCCACGTTGCTGCTGGTGCCGGCCCGCGCCGGCGACACGCCGCTCACCGCCGACGAACTCGCGGGCTGGGTCGATCTGCTCGCCGCGCGGCTGCGCTTCGGCGAGCCGGCACGGCTCGCGCGCGTCGCCTCGAACGTGACGCGCGCGCTCGCGCAGACGATCGACGACCAGCGCGCGAGCCTCGCGCTGCTGGCCCGCTTCCCCGGCGCGGCGGCGCTGCTGGCGTGCCAGCGCGAGGCGGCCACGCGCGAGATGGCGCTGCGCTGGCCGAAGCTGGCCTGGCGCGAGCGCTTCGTCTGGCGCGTCTCGCGCGCGCTTCGCGGCGAACCGCCGCCGCAGACCGAACGCAGCGACTCGCTCGACGCCACGCTCGCCGCCGCCTCGGCGCTGATCGACGCGGCGCGCGCCGCCACTTCCACGGCCGCCAGCATCGACGCGGCGGCGGCCATCGTCGAGCGGGTCCAGGCACTCGCGCGCGGCGACGCGAACAACATGATGATCGGCCTCGACCACGAGACGACGCTCGACTCCCCCGCCAGCCCCGCCGAGGTCGCGGCCGAGCACGTGGACGAGCCCATGCCAGACGGCGCACACGGCGCGCTCGACCCACTCGATGCGCGCGCAACCAATCCGGCGCGGCCCGGCACCGCGATGCTCGCCGATGCCGCTGCGGCCGCCCCCGACACTGATCCCAGTGCCGCCGGCGACAGTGCGCCCGCGCCGCGCCCGGCCGGCAACGCCACCGCATCGGCGCTGTCGGTCCCGATCACCACCGCGTTCGATACCGTCACCGACCTGACGGGCAGCGGCGACGCCACCGCATGGCGCAGGCTGCGCGCGGCGGCACGCGCGCAGACCGCGCGCCTGAAGGACCAGCTCGAGCGCGCGCTGGAAGCCGACGAACAGCTGCACTGGCGTGGCGAGCAGGAGCGCGGCGAACTCGATCGCCGCGCGCTCGCGCGCCTGGCGACCTCGCCCGGCTACCGCACGCCGTTCCGCGTCCGGCGCGCGCGGGCCGGGCGCGACACGGCCGTCACACTGCTGATCGATCGCAGCGGCTCGATGGCGGGCCGCAAGATCGAACTCGCGCGCCTGTGCGCCGCCGCGCTCTGCGACGCGCTCACCCAGCTCGGTTTCGCCTGCGAGGCGCTCGGCTACAGTTCGAGCGAGGTGCCGGCGATGCGCGCCTGGCACCGGGCCTGGCTCGCCGCCGGCCACTCGCCGCGCGGCTACAACCGGTTCGTGGAGCGGCTCGACCTGGAGATCTACAAGCGCTTCGATTCGGACAATCCGAGCGGACTCGCGCGCATCGAATCCGGCCACGAGAACCCCGACGGCGAAGCGCTCGCCTGGGCCGCCGGGCGGCTGCTCGCGCACCGCGCGCGGCGGCGCATCCTGATGGTGCTGTCGGACGGCTATCCAGCCACCGGCGACGGCGATCCCGCCCGGCTGCGCGCCGACCTGCGCGCGCGCATCGCCGACATCGGCGCGCGCGGCGTCGAACTGATCGGCGTGGGCATCCTCGACGACGCCGTCGAGGCGTTCTATCCGACCCGCACCGTGGTCGAACGGCTGGGCGACCTGCCGGCCGCCGCCTTCGACACGCTCGCGCGCGCGCTGCTTCGCCAGCGCGCTCGCGCGGGCGGCCCGCCTGGCAGGGAATCAGGGCAGGGCTGCGCGTAGGGCGATTGGACGGCACGGCTCGCGATGCCGAAGTGCAGGAACCCAGCGGAATCGCGGCAGTCGCACGGCTTAGCGCCGGCGCATCGCAGACCGCCCAAAGTGGTGTCGGAAGCGTATCCAAGGCGACGCGCACCGCTGCGGGCGCATTGCCTCGCCGCCCGGCCATTGTTCACACGACGGCAACGTACTGTTCAATCCAGCGACGATGATCGGCGCAAAGAAATCGCCGATACTTCCGCCTATTCCAGTGCGACATTTTGTGTCGCCATGATTTCACTGCAGAAAAAATTTCCCATGTCTTCCAGAACACCGCTCATCGGCTTGATCGCGGCGGCCCTGACGCTCTGGCTCGGCGCCTGTTCGAGCGCATCCGACGTCAGCGCGACCGACAAGCCGCACGTCTATACCGTCAACACCACGGCCCGCAGCGCCGTGCTGTCGTGGGGCGCGGCCCACCGCAAGGCGATCGGCACCGCCGACGCCTACTGCGCGCAACAGGGCATGCGTGCCAGCCCGGCCGCCGAGCACGTCTCCGACAGCGAGGCCACGCTGACGTTCGAGTGCCATCCGACACTGGTGATGGCGCACTGAGGGTCGCGCGGCCAGCCGTGATATCCGCCGCGCCGGCCTCGCACCGGCAGCCGAGGCAGAGCCGGGCTGCATATGCGGTCGTGCGGCCCGTCACGCGCGAGCGCGGCCGGCTTCGAGCCGCCGCCCCGCCCGCCTAGCGATCGCCGAGAAAATGCTCGACCGCGAAGTTGAACGCCTCCGGATCCTGCAGCATCGCGAAATGGCTCGTGTCGGGCAGGATCTGCAAGCCGGCGCCGGGAATCGTCGCGGCGATGTATTCGGTGTGCTCGCGCCGGATCGCCTCGTCGTGATCGCCGTCCATCACGAGCACCGGCGTGGTGATCGCCTTCAGCTGCGCGTCGCTCCAGTTCGGCTGCGAGGCCCACATATGGCTGATCTGGCCGACGAACGCGTCGTACTGCTGCGGCGTCGGCGACAGGCGGCGATACTCGTCGCCGCCGCGCCGGATGAAGGCCGCGAAGGTCGGGTTCTTCTCGACCTCGGGTATCACGCCGTCGGTCTTCGTATTCGCGGCGAACGCCACCACCTTGCCGACGCGGTCCGGATGACGGATCGCCATGTCGATGCCGATGATCGCGCCGTCGCTCCAGCCGACGATGTCGGCCCGGCGCAGCTTCAGCACGTCCATCAGCGCGACCACGTCGTCGGTCATCAGGTCATAGCCGAACGGCTGCGCATCGCGCGAGCTGCGGCCGTGCCCGCGGCTGTCCACCACGATCACCTGATGGTGCTTCATCAGCGCCTTGA
The window above is part of the Burkholderia glumae LMG 2196 = ATCC 33617 genome. Proteins encoded here:
- a CDS encoding alpha/beta hydrolase translates to MTPDLIQEPSSMLAYRLRPAHGTPRSRLLLLHGVGGNETQLLKAAAALDPRIELVFVRGPLALGPGQHAWFPVQFGPNGPSIDAARADASRLALIGLIRALHAADGAAPLPTWIGGFSQGGIMSASVGLSSPADVRGFAILSGRILPEIEAHLAPREALATLDAFIAHGEYDDKLPVSWAERADAWLTRLGVPHDTRRYPVGHQLSEAIVGDFAAWAARCAGLD
- a CDS encoding AAA family ATPase; the protein is MTIQPAPIPADASPVGVYTRADDAWLVSHSERPHLFRIQHRRADGATDIDTVVDLDNLDAKLRKWRREGYTRSDGPAAGSPPQRAGFLRELRAAAGAQPGATLAGVALPAGAGGPLVPARDPAYRFDARAANVLRDIVENRRLLLIGHTGSGKTSLIEQTAAHTGHGVLRANMNGQTSVGDFVGFWTVKGGATIWVDGVLPSAMRQGLWLIVDEVDFAEPAILAVLTAVLEPGGRLLLKEKGGEIVAPHPSFRLFATANAAGAMSRFRHLYQGANVMNDAFLDRWRVYQIDYLAPADEAAVLRRTFGERVSPAMADTLAAIAAACRRAFERDDLASAFSTRRLIDWTDLMLRTGDPEEAAGPTIYAKVSAEDAALIRDIIRHHIDLDAV
- a CDS encoding cobaltochelatase CobT-related protein; amino-acid sequence: MTAMRDPAGPNPRAPAGARHDPGERLGRLARVLTGDAAVQVRISRDGPALVAGSEPSASTLLLVPARAGDTPLTADELAGWVDLLAARLRFGEPARLARVASNVTRALAQTIDDQRASLALLARFPGAAALLACQREAATREMALRWPKLAWRERFVWRVSRALRGEPPPQTERSDSLDATLAAASALIDAARAATSTAASIDAAAAIVERVQALARGDANNMMIGLDHETTLDSPASPAEVAAEHVDEPMPDGAHGALDPLDARATNPARPGTAMLADAAAAAPDTDPSAAGDSAPAPRPAGNATASALSVPITTAFDTVTDLTGSGDATAWRRLRAAARAQTARLKDQLERALEADEQLHWRGEQERGELDRRALARLATSPGYRTPFRVRRARAGRDTAVTLLIDRSGSMAGRKIELARLCAAALCDALTQLGFACEALGYSSSEVPAMRAWHRAWLAAGHSPRGYNRFVERLDLEIYKRFDSDNPSGLARIESGHENPDGEALAWAAGRLLAHRARRRILMVLSDGYPATGDGDPARLRADLRARIADIGARGVELIGVGILDDAVEAFYPTRTVVERLGDLPAAAFDTLARALLRQRARAGGPPGRESGQGCA
- a CDS encoding alpha/beta fold hydrolase, with the translated sequence MPIHPNPNRPRLRRLLLCACAAFALHAQAEPRWRTLPPTPAPVAGEQHGIAEVNGIHLYYATIGHGRPVILLHGGLSNSDYFGHQVKALMKHHQVIVVDSRGHGRSSRDAQPFGYDLMTDDVVALMDVLKLRRADIVGWSDGAIIGIDMAIRHPDRVGKVVAFAANTKTDGVIPEVEKNPTFAAFIRRGGDEYRRLSPTPQQYDAFVGQISHMWASQPNWSDAQLKAITTPVLVMDGDHDEAIRREHTEYIAATIPGAGLQILPDTSHFAMLQDPEAFNFAVEHFLGDR